The Streptomyces sp. DH-12 genome has a window encoding:
- a CDS encoding GNAT family N-acetyltransferase has product MEAAVPPRDLRVAQSPGTTLDPLVERARALWQDLAGAPVEFGRSAAGVVVSPASTQCPPSWCGIVVLDGAGITTVPTDEVAAAHQAWPRRTAHPSVLTAPEHRGRGPAKTGASAAVAHALGAGLMPQWRARRASSRRVARSLGFREIGAQSSVRLGEDGGAAPATIRPGLPSRDR; this is encoded by the coding sequence GTGGAAGCAGCGGTTCCTCCGCGTGATCTTCGGGTGGCACAATCCCCGGGCACGACGCTGGATCCGCTGGTGGAACGTGCTCGTGCGCTGTGGCAGGACCTGGCCGGTGCACCCGTGGAGTTCGGACGATCCGCCGCCGGCGTGGTCGTCTCGCCGGCGTCGACGCAGTGTCCGCCCTCGTGGTGCGGGATCGTGGTCCTGGACGGAGCGGGGATCACCACGGTGCCGACGGACGAGGTCGCGGCGGCACATCAGGCCTGGCCGAGAAGGACGGCGCATCCGTCCGTCCTGACGGCGCCGGAGCATCGCGGACGCGGACCGGCGAAGACGGGGGCCTCTGCGGCGGTCGCGCACGCTCTCGGCGCGGGCCTCATGCCGCAGTGGAGAGCCCGACGGGCATCGTCCCGACGGGTCGCCCGCTCGCTCGGGTTCCGGGAGATCGGAGCTCAGTCGAGTGTTCGGCTCGGCGAGGACGGAGGGGCGGCACCGGCCACGATCCGCCCGGGGCTGCCGAGCCGCGACCGGTGA
- a CDS encoding phosphatidate cytidylyltransferase — protein MNDSSWGTPQTGYWGPSDHGPGRGAVPAGPAYDAHSAQQTRPMPIVPDVPEHGGDQDADRGVARLSGPLFRDEPTRARPLPGEVPQNPEPMPHAPQPAPAPQKKNAGRDLGAAIGVGVGLGAVIVASLFVVKAAFVGVIAVAVVVGLWELTTRLDERKGIKAPLVPLALGGAAMVVAGYARGAEGAWIAMALTTLAVLVWRMTAPPEGYLKDVTAGVFAAFYVPFLATFVAMLLKAEDGPWRVLTFLVLTVVSDTGAYAVGWRFGRRKLAPRISPGKTREGLLGAVAFSMAAGALCMQFLIDDGMWWQGLLLGLAVAVSATLGDLGESMIKRDLGIKDMGTLLPGHGGIMDRLDSLLPTAPVVWLLLAIFVGTG, from the coding sequence ATGAACGACTCTTCCTGGGGGACGCCGCAGACCGGGTACTGGGGGCCGTCCGACCACGGACCCGGCCGGGGAGCTGTCCCGGCGGGTCCCGCGTACGATGCGCACAGCGCACAGCAGACGCGCCCCATGCCCATCGTGCCTGACGTACCCGAACACGGCGGAGACCAGGATGCGGACCGGGGGGTCGCTCGGCTGAGCGGCCCCCTGTTCCGAGACGAGCCCACGCGGGCCCGCCCCCTGCCGGGGGAGGTGCCGCAGAATCCGGAGCCCATGCCCCACGCCCCGCAGCCGGCGCCTGCACCGCAGAAGAAGAACGCGGGGCGGGATCTCGGTGCCGCGATAGGCGTCGGCGTCGGACTCGGCGCGGTGATCGTCGCGTCGCTGTTCGTCGTCAAGGCCGCCTTCGTCGGGGTGATCGCCGTCGCCGTCGTGGTGGGCCTGTGGGAGCTGACCACGCGGCTGGACGAACGCAAGGGCATCAAGGCGCCCCTCGTCCCGCTGGCGCTGGGCGGCGCGGCCATGGTCGTCGCCGGGTACGCGCGGGGCGCGGAGGGCGCGTGGATCGCCATGGCGCTCACCACGCTGGCGGTGCTGGTCTGGCGCATGACGGCACCGCCGGAGGGCTACCTCAAGGACGTCACCGCGGGCGTCTTCGCCGCCTTCTACGTGCCGTTCCTGGCGACGTTCGTCGCGATGCTGCTGAAGGCCGAGGACGGTCCGTGGCGCGTGCTGACGTTCCTGGTGCTCACCGTGGTCAGCGACACCGGCGCGTACGCGGTCGGCTGGCGCTTCGGCAGGCGCAAGCTCGCCCCGCGGATCAGCCCCGGCAAGACCCGCGAGGGCCTGCTGGGAGCGGTCGCCTTCTCGATGGCGGCGGGCGCGCTGTGCATGCAGTTCCTGATCGACGACGGCATGTGGTGGCAGGGCCTGCTCCTCGGCCTCGCGGTCGCCGTCAGCGCCACGCTGGGCGACCTCGGCGAGTCCATGATCAAGCGGGATCTCGGCATCAAGGACATGGGCACGCTGCTGCCCGGCCACGGCGGCATCATGGACCGCCTGGACTCCCTCCTCCCGACGGCGCCGGTGGTGTGGCTGCTGCTGGCGATCTTCGTGGGCACGGGCTGA
- the frr gene encoding ribosome recycling factor, with amino-acid sequence MIEETLLEAEEKMEKAVVVAKEDFAAIRTGRAHPAMFNKIVADYYGAPTPINQLASFSVPEPRMAVVTPFDKSALRNIEQAIRDSDLGVNPSNDGNIIRVVFPELTEERRREYIKVAKGKGEDAKISIRSVRRKAKEAIDKLIKDGEVGEDEGRRAEKELDDTTAKYVAQVDELLKHKEAELLEV; translated from the coding sequence GTGATCGAAGAGACCCTCCTCGAGGCCGAGGAGAAGATGGAGAAGGCCGTCGTGGTCGCCAAGGAGGACTTCGCCGCGATCCGCACCGGCCGTGCGCACCCGGCGATGTTCAACAAGATCGTGGCCGACTACTACGGCGCGCCGACGCCGATCAACCAGCTGGCCTCTTTCTCCGTGCCCGAGCCGCGCATGGCCGTGGTGACCCCGTTCGACAAGAGCGCGCTGCGCAACATCGAGCAGGCGATCCGTGACTCCGACCTGGGCGTCAACCCGAGCAACGACGGCAACATCATCCGGGTGGTGTTCCCCGAGCTGACCGAGGAGCGCCGGCGCGAGTACATCAAGGTCGCCAAGGGCAAGGGCGAGGACGCGAAGATCTCGATCCGCTCCGTCCGCCGCAAGGCCAAGGAGGCCATCGACAAGCTGATCAAGGACGGCGAGGTCGGCGAGGACGAGGGCCGCCGTGCGGAGAAGGAGCTCGACGACACCACGGCGAAGTACGTCGCCCAGGTGGACGAGCTCCTGAAGCACAAGGAAGCGGAGCTGCTCGAGGTCTGA
- the pyrH gene encoding UMP kinase — protein sequence MTTKAEKSDDGKVRGRFLLKLSGEAFSGGGGLGVDPDVVHAIAREIAAVVRDGAQIAIVIGGGNFFRGAELQVRGMDRARSDYMGMLGTVMNCLALQDFLEKEGVDCRVQTAITMGQVAEPYIPLRAVRHLEKGRVVIFGAGMGMPYFSTDTTAAQRALEIDAEALLMGKNGVDGVYDSDPKTNPDAVKFDALGYGEVITRDLKVADATAVTLCRDNSLPIVVFELLKEGNIARAVKGEKIGTLVGDQAGHN from the coding sequence ATGACGACCAAGGCTGAGAAGAGCGACGACGGCAAAGTGCGCGGCCGGTTTCTGCTGAAGCTGTCCGGAGAGGCCTTCTCCGGGGGCGGAGGCCTGGGCGTCGATCCCGACGTGGTGCACGCCATCGCACGCGAGATCGCGGCCGTCGTACGGGACGGCGCGCAGATCGCGATCGTGATCGGCGGCGGCAACTTCTTCCGCGGAGCCGAGCTCCAGGTGCGCGGCATGGACCGCGCCCGCTCCGACTACATGGGCATGCTCGGCACCGTGATGAACTGCCTCGCCCTCCAGGACTTCCTGGAGAAGGAGGGCGTCGACTGCCGCGTGCAGACCGCCATCACCATGGGCCAGGTCGCCGAGCCCTACATCCCGCTGCGCGCCGTGCGCCACCTGGAGAAGGGCCGCGTGGTCATCTTCGGCGCCGGTATGGGCATGCCGTACTTCTCCACCGACACCACCGCCGCCCAGCGCGCCCTCGAGATCGACGCCGAGGCGCTCCTCATGGGCAAGAACGGTGTCGACGGGGTCTACGACTCCGACCCCAAGACCAACCCGGACGCCGTCAAGTTCGACGCCCTCGGCTACGGCGAGGTCATCACCCGGGACCTGAAGGTCGCCGACGCCACGGCCGTCACGCTCTGCCGTGACAACAGCCTGCCGATCGTCGTGTTCGAACTCCTGAAGGAGGGCAACATCGCCCGCGCCGTCAAGGGTGAGAAGATCGGCACGCTGGTGGGCGACCAGGCCGGGCACAACTGA